DNA sequence from the Clostridia bacterium genome:
TGGATCGAGGTCATCTGCGGGTCGATGTTCAGCGGGAAGAGTGAGGAACTCATCCGCAGGGTGAAGAGGGCGAAGATTGCACGGCAACGAGTCGCCGCACTGAAACCTGGCATAGACGTCCGGTTCTCAACCAACGATGTTGTGTCCCACGGCGGGGATAAGATAGAATGCATACCGGTGAGGGATTCCGCAGAGGCGGGGTCGGTCATCCCTAGCGATGTGCAGGTGGTTGCCATCGATGAGGTTCAGTTCTTCGATAGCGGCATAGTGGAACTGTGCGTGCGGCTTGCGGACCGCGGGGTCCGCGTGATAGTGGCCGGTTTGGACTGCGATTTCCGTGGCGAGCCTTTTGGCTGCATGCCTGAGCTGCTTGCTCGGGCGGAGTATGTGTCGAAATTGCAGGCCATATGCGTCAAATGCGGGAATCCCGCGACGAGGACCCAGAGGATAATCGATGGCAGGCCTGCCAACTACACTGATGCTCAGGTGCTGATCGGAGCGAGTGAGGCGTACGAGGCCAGATGCAGAAGATGCCACGAGGTCCCGGGGCGCCCCTCTCGGACAGATACGGTGCAAACAGGAGGTAACAGATAGTGAAACCTCGATTCCAGTACGGAGGCCAGGCTGTTATTGAGGGCGTAATGATGAGGGGGCGGGATTGCGCCGCCACCGCAGTCCGAAAGCAGGACGGCACGATCTCTCTGGATATGCGGGACCTCGATAGCTCCCATCGGCCGGCGATTCTCAAGCTCGCATTCGTCAGAGGGACAGTGATGCTGATCGAGTCGCTGATACTTGGCATGCAGACCCTCATGTGGTCGGCGAACGAGTCATCAGGCGAGGATGAGCAGCTTTCAGGCGGCGAGATAGCACTTACACTTGTGGTTGCCCTTGGACTCTTCATCCTGCTGTTCATTGTCCTGCCCAACGTGCTTGTAACCATGATCCAGAAGCGACTGAATAGCGTGGTTCTGGTGAACCTCATAGAGGGAGTGCTACGGGTAGGGATCTTCCTTGTGTACATCACTGTGATATCGAGCATCAAGGACATCCAGCGCGTCTTCGCGTACCACGGCGCTGAGCACAAGACCATAGCCGCCTGGGAGGCCGGTGAAGCCCTCACAGTGGAGAACGCGAGAAGGCATACCACCCTTCATCCGAGATGTGGAACCAGTTTTCTCCTCATCGTGATGGTGGTCAGCATTCTCGTTTACACCCTCCTTGGCAAACAGACGCTGCTGATGAGGATAGTCAGCAGAATTGCATTGCTTCCCGTTCTCGCCGGGATATCCTATGAGCTGCTGAAGTTCAGCGGAAGGCCAAATGCGCCGGCGGTGGTCCGATGGATGACGGCGCCAGGGCTCGCGCTTCAACGGCTTACAACGAGGGAGCCTGAGGACTCGATGCTTGAGGTGGCTATAGCATCGCTCACGGCAGTCATTGAGAAGGACGAGTCGCGCAATTCCATGGTGGAGGGCCAGTCATGCTAGAAAAGCTGCAGGCCATAGAACAAACTTACGAAGAGCTGGAGAGGAGACTGTCTGATCCAAGCATAGTCACCGATCAGCAGGAGTTCAGGAAGGTCAGCAAAGCTCATTCCGGGCTGAACGATATAGTCTCTGCGTACCGCGATCTGAAGGCAGTCATGGCAGGGATTGAGTCAACTGATGAGATGCTTCGTGAGGAGAAAGACCCAGAGCTCAAGGAGATGGCCGAGGTTGAACTTGCCTCGCTCGAGGAGCGCCGTTCGGCACTGGAGGATAAGCTCCGGGTGCTCCTTCTGCCAGCTGACCCACTGGACGAGAAGAACGTCATAGTGGAGATCAGGGGTGGGACCGGCGGCGACGAGGCCGCACTGTTCGCGGGGAGTTTGTACCGCATGTACACTCGATATGCGGAACGAAACGGGTGGCAACTGGAGAACATGAACCTGAACCCGACTGAACTCGGCGGGTTCAAGGAAGCGATCTTCATGATCTCCGGTGATCGGGTGTACAGCCGCATGAAGTTCGAAAGCGGTGTGCACAGGGTTCAGCGCGTCCCTGAAACAGAGGCATCAGGCAGGATACACACGTCAACAGCCACGGTCGCAGTGCTCCCGGAGGCGGAAGAGGTCGACGTGCAGATCGATCCGAATGACCTTCGGATCGATGTGTATCGGTCGACGGGCCATGGAGGGCAGAGCGTGAATACTACCGACTCTGCGGTGCGCGTGACGCACATCCCCACGGGCATGGTCGTTACCTGCCAGGATGAGAAATCGCAGCACAAGAACAAGGATAAGGC
Encoded proteins:
- a CDS encoding thymidine kinase, encoding MQGTIQGTGWIEVICGSMFSGKSEELIRRVKRAKIARQRVAALKPGIDVRFSTNDVVSHGGDKIECIPVRDSAEAGSVIPSDVQVVAIDEVQFFDSGIVELCVRLADRGVRVIVAGLDCDFRGEPFGCMPELLARAEYVSKLQAICVKCGNPATRTQRIIDGRPANYTDAQVLIGASEAYEARCRRCHEVPGRPSRTDTVQTGGNR
- a CDS encoding DUF1385 domain-containing protein codes for the protein MKPRFQYGGQAVIEGVMMRGRDCAATAVRKQDGTISLDMRDLDSSHRPAILKLAFVRGTVMLIESLILGMQTLMWSANESSGEDEQLSGGEIALTLVVALGLFILLFIVLPNVLVTMIQKRLNSVVLVNLIEGVLRVGIFLVYITVISSIKDIQRVFAYHGAEHKTIAAWEAGEALTVENARRHTTLHPRCGTSFLLIVMVVSILVYTLLGKQTLLMRIVSRIALLPVLAGISYELLKFSGRPNAPAVVRWMTAPGLALQRLTTREPEDSMLEVAIASLTAVIEKDESRNSMVEGQSC
- the prfA gene encoding peptide chain release factor 1 — its product is MLEKLQAIEQTYEELERRLSDPSIVTDQQEFRKVSKAHSGLNDIVSAYRDLKAVMAGIESTDEMLREEKDPELKEMAEVELASLEERRSALEDKLRVLLLPADPLDEKNVIVEIRGGTGGDEAALFAGSLYRMYTRYAERNGWQLENMNLNPTELGGFKEAIFMISGDRVYSRMKFESGVHRVQRVPETEASGRIHTSTATVAVLPEAEEVDVQIDPNDLRIDVYRSTGHGGQSVNTTDSAVRVTHIPTGMVVTCQDEKSQHKNKDKALKVLRARLLDRYENEQQSGIAEARKSQVGTGERSERIRTYNFPQTRVTDHRIGLTTHQLAAVLDGDLDELIEALVINDQSERLKKAE